A single genomic interval of Arctopsyche grandis isolate Sample6627 chromosome 8, ASM5162203v2, whole genome shotgun sequence harbors:
- the LOC143915389 gene encoding translation machinery-associated protein 7 homolog has translation MSGREGGKKKPLKAPKKGSKDMDDDEVAHKQKLKDEQKALQDAKTKAAQKGPMVTGGIKKSGKK, from the exons ATGTCAGGCAGGGAAGGCGGTAAGAAGAAGCCCTTGAAGGCCCCGAAGAAGGGCAGCAAGGACATGGACGACGATGAAGTCGCCCACAAGCAGAAGTTAAAAGACGAACAGAAAGCATTACAG GATGCGAAAACCAAAGCGGCGCAGAAAGGTCCGATGGTCACCGGCGGCATCAAAAAGTCTGGCAAGAAGTGA